The proteins below are encoded in one region of Qingshengfaniella alkalisoli:
- a CDS encoding TetR/AcrR family transcriptional regulator — protein MDANITLRDRRRMQTERDIQDAALALTYQHGFDGVTTEMIADAASISIRTFFNYYPNKEAAIVGPQAGFDDGLLADFGAMNGTLVDDFVSLVTAQFEISQPRKDVIQAIDKVLGANPALQAAFARSLEKMTDQLAAALQPRQPASSPQRFFLATVLMKAVAEGSIAWGHAEKMSVDDLITMIRELLGFLQLELSR, from the coding sequence ATGGACGCAAACATTACACTTCGTGATCGGCGACGGATGCAGACGGAGCGTGATATTCAGGATGCAGCACTTGCGCTGACCTATCAGCACGGATTCGATGGCGTCACCACGGAAATGATCGCAGATGCGGCTAGCATCAGCATTCGAACCTTCTTCAACTACTACCCGAACAAGGAAGCGGCGATTGTCGGTCCACAAGCAGGGTTTGATGATGGGCTGCTTGCGGATTTTGGGGCCATGAATGGAACGTTGGTTGATGACTTTGTCTCACTCGTGACAGCGCAGTTCGAGATCTCCCAGCCAAGGAAGGACGTGATCCAGGCCATCGACAAGGTTCTGGGCGCCAATCCTGCCCTGCAAGCGGCATTCGCCAGATCACTTGAAAAGATGACCGATCAACTTGCCGCAGCTTTGCAGCCAAGGCAGCCTGCATCTTCACCTCAGAGGTTTTTCCTCGCGACGGTATTGATGAAAGCGGTTGCGGAGGGGTCAATCGCGTGGGGGCATGCCGAGAAGATGTCCGTCGATGACCTGATTACCATGATCCGCGAGTTGCTGGGGTTCCTTCAGCTAGAACTGTCACGATAG
- a CDS encoding efflux RND transporter periplasmic adaptor subunit: MPPKQVGVVEMKLEKVPRIITLPGRAVAAEEAAIRPRVGGIVTDILYQPGEMLTAGTPMFRIDATTYEAAVVSAEAEVVAAEAALTQATLAYNRAEKLAGSGSTIADVETAQSTMKQAEARLNTAKADLKVAKAELNWTTITSPIKGYASVAGVSVGDLVTAAQSDALATVTLLDPIDVDMYEPSVRILNVIKDVQSGRLEISNPIKMTLTLEDGTTYEASGELLASGFRVSTSTGSVTSRFRFENHGRRLLPGMFLRGQIELGTIDAFLVSHSATTRDRTGQLTAWVAENGEAMRRELTDVGSWKNSWIVTDGVEVGDLVIADGFSGLTSGATVTMVPVEYDASGVVRNVVPASNEEPAATSNPASAE, from the coding sequence ATGCCACCCAAACAGGTTGGCGTTGTCGAAATGAAGCTGGAGAAAGTGCCGCGGATCATCACCTTGCCCGGGCGCGCCGTTGCAGCGGAAGAGGCCGCCATTCGCCCGCGCGTCGGCGGTATCGTGACCGATATTCTGTATCAGCCCGGTGAAATGCTGACGGCGGGAACGCCGATGTTCCGCATCGACGCAACGACTTATGAAGCCGCAGTCGTCAGCGCCGAAGCGGAGGTGGTTGCGGCAGAAGCAGCGCTTACCCAAGCCACCCTCGCGTATAATCGCGCTGAGAAGCTCGCCGGATCCGGAAGCACCATAGCCGATGTCGAAACGGCTCAGTCCACGATGAAGCAGGCAGAGGCGCGCCTGAATACGGCGAAAGCCGACCTGAAAGTCGCCAAGGCCGAACTGAACTGGACCACCATCACCAGCCCCATCAAGGGCTATGCCAGCGTTGCGGGGGTTTCGGTAGGGGATCTTGTGACCGCGGCGCAGTCCGACGCGCTGGCGACGGTCACGCTACTCGATCCGATCGATGTCGACATGTATGAGCCGTCGGTCCGGATTCTGAACGTGATCAAGGATGTCCAGTCCGGGCGCCTGGAAATCAGCAATCCGATCAAGATGACGCTTACCCTCGAGGACGGGACGACCTACGAGGCATCTGGAGAACTGCTGGCATCGGGCTTCAGGGTCTCTACCTCGACAGGGTCGGTAACCAGCCGGTTCCGTTTCGAGAACCATGGCCGCCGCCTGCTGCCTGGCATGTTTCTGCGTGGCCAGATCGAGCTTGGAACCATTGATGCATTTCTCGTCTCGCACTCTGCCACAACTCGCGACCGCACGGGCCAGTTGACCGCTTGGGTCGCCGAAAACGGCGAGGCAATGCGGCGCGAACTGACCGATGTGGGCTCCTGGAAAAACAGTTGGATCGTGACCGATGGCGTCGAGGTCGGCGATCTGGTGATTGCCGATGGGTTCTCGGGCCTGACGTCTGGTGCCACCGTTACAATGGTGCCGGTAGAATATGATGCGTCGGGCGTCGTCCGCAACGTCGTGCCTGCTTCGAACGAAGAACCGGCTGCGACCAGCAACCCAGCTTCAGCGGAGTAA